One Stratiformator vulcanicus genomic window, CAAGGCTGCAAAAGCAGCCGCGCCCTCGGCGGAATCGGCGGTTGCATCTTCGGGCTCGCTCATCGGATGTCGCTGATGATCCTATTCGGTCCGTTCCGCACAATCAGACGAAAAACTTAAGTGTCGAACGGACAGAGGCAACCCTGCGTAAGTACGACGCAGCGCACCTGACCGCAATCGGGTTATCCTACCGCTCGCGAAAAGGTCGAGACTTCTTTTTATAATTTGAAGAACTGAGGCAATTCGCGGAAACGCTGCTGAATATTGCGGCAGTACTGCCCGCCCCCATCGCCCCGCCAAATGACTTAAATAGTTTCAAGACTTCACGTTAAACGCGCCAGCGTCCCCGCCGATACGCCATGTGGACCACCATTTGCATTATTGGGGTACCAGCCGGCTGCAGCAGGAGGCAGACGGCCGGAAACCAAAATCCCTTCCCCGAAAGGAGGCCGCGAGCGTGACGTAAACCATACGTTATAAATACCTTGCGGAATATCTCAATCAAACGAAGAAAGACGTTGACCGGTTGAGGCAACCGGTTGATAATCGGACGGTCGAAGCGAACCAAAGCGATCACGTTCTGTCGGTTCTGCATGAGCCAGCGAAATTCCGATGATCGAATTCGACTGAACTCTGCTATGATCCACGAGCCAGAAGTCTGCTGACAGACTCGACAGATCTTCCTGGCGATGCTGATGAGGCCCGGGAGGACCGGTGCCTCACTCCCCTAACCCTCTTTCGGAACGACAAGTGAACTGAACGATGCGGGCCCGATGCCGCGAAAGGCCGTTCGCCCGAACTTTGTTCCAATCACAACCTATAGGACTCAAGATGATGACTGCTGCCACTTTTGATCGAAACGTCGACGAACGAAGCCCGGAAGATATGGCTTCCGCGACGATCGCCGACCTGCCGCTTCAGCTCGAAAAAGACCTCGTGCAGGTCTTCAAGCTGCTCAGCGACGAAACGCGACTCCGCGTCCTGATGTATCTGATTCAGGAAACGGAACTACACGTAACGGCCCTCTGCGAGCGGCTCGGTCAGAGCCAGCCCGCCGTCAGCCATCACCTCGCGCTGCTTCGCGTGGCCGGGCTGATCGAAGCCCGCCGCGACGGTAAGCATAACTACTACTCGATCCGCCGGAATCACTTCCACCGGATTATGTCTGAGCTCTTCAGCTACATCCGCAACCCGGAAACAGACGACGTGCGATTCGACGACTTTGTCCTCGCACAGCGATAAGTCCTGAGTTGGCCCTCCGGGCCGTGACGAACCCATCGAGACCGCCGGCCCTGTGTCGGCGGTCTCTTTTCATTTGTCGGCCGCAACATCACAATGCCGCAGATTTACACCGCTTTCGCACCGCCCTGCTCCGATCGACCCCACCCTGCCGCATGTCTCGCATCGCCAAACTTGCTCTCGCCGACGGAACCGTATTCGAAGGAGAAGCCTTCGGAGCCGAGGGCGAAGTCTTCGGTGAGGTCGTGTTCAATACCAGCATGACCGGCTATCAGGAGATCCTCACCGATCCCTCGTACTGCGGGCAAATCGTCACGATGACCTACCCGCAGATCGGCAACTACGGCGTGAATAGCGAGGATGTCGAGAGCGGCGGCATCAAGGCCCGCGGCTTTATCGTTCGTGAATACTGCCGCCGACCCAGCAATTACCGCAGCGACCGCTCGCTCGACGAATTGCTCACCGAGCAGGGCGTCATTGGTATCGAGGGCCTCGACACCCGCGCGCTCGTCCGCAGGCTTCGCGTCGAGGGGGCCATGACCGGCGTCCTGTCGACTACCGACCTTGATAACGCCTCATTAATCGAGAAGGCGAAGTCCAGTCCGGAACTGAGCGGGATCGACTACGTCAAGGAGGTCATGCCTTCCGAGTCGAATGATTGGGCGAGCGGCCTCGACGAACTCGGTCGCGGACTGCAAGAATTTCCCAGCGACAAATCTCAGGCCGAGCCACACGTCGTCGCCATCGACTACGGCATGAAATGGAACATCCCGCGTCATCTCCGCGAGTCAGGCTGCCGGGTGACGGTCATGCCGGGCAATTCGTCTGCCGAAGACATTCTCAAACTGAATCCGGACGGCGTATTTCTCTCCAACGGCCCGGGCGACCCCCGGCCGCTTAATTATGCGGTCGAGACGATCCGCGGGTTGCTCGGGCAAACGCCGGTCTTCGGAATCTGTCTCGGGCACCAGCTTCTCGGCCTCGCCTGCGGTGCGGATATCTTTAAATTGAAGTTCGGTCACCGCGGGGCGAATCAGCCGGTGCTCAATCGCGAATCGGGACAGGTAGAGATCACCTCACAGAATCACGGCTTCGCGCTCGTCGCCGACTCGATGCCCGAAGACGTCGAGGTCACGCACTTGAACCTCAACGACGACACGGTCGCCGGCATCCGCCATCGCAAGCACAACGCGTTCAGCGTGCAGTATCACCCCGAAGCCTCTGCCGGCCCGCACGACAGCCACTACCTGTTTCATCAATTTAAGTCGATGCTGAATACTTAGCAGTCAGCTTTCGGCCGTCAGTTCTCAGCCAATACAACTCACTCCGGTTCTCAAATTTCTGAAAGGATAGCTGAAAGCGGATCGCTGACAGCTAAGAGCCTCAATGCAACGCACTCTCGTTCTGATTAAGCCCGACGCGATGAAGCGGCGACTCGCCGGTCGCATCCTGACCCGTCTGGAAGACAAAGGGCTCGCGTTGGTCGGCCTAAAAATAATGCAGGTCACGCCCGATCTGGCAAAGCAGCATTATGCCGAACACGTCGCGAAACCGTTCTACCCCGAGTTGGAAGAGTTCATCACCTCCGGCCCCGTCGTCGCAATCTGCCTCGAAGGCCCCGAAGCCATCACCGTGACCCGCGGAATGATGGGCAAGACCAACGGCCGCGAATCGGCCCCCGGCACCATCCGCGGCGACTTCGGCATGAGCCGTCAGCTCAACCTCATCCACGGCAGCGACAGTCCCGAAGCCTCCGACCGCGAAATCCCGCTCTATTTTTCCGACGAAGAACTCGTCGGCTCGACCGACGGGATGGTGGGGACATTTTTCGCGGGGGATGAGGTGTAGGGCCTAACGAGCAATTCCACATAACCCATTAACTGAAACACTGGGATTGAGTGGCCATGAACGAGGTCGCATTCGGTTTCAGCCGAAATCTGCGATCTTTTAAAAAGCTATTTTCGCATGCCAGAGATTATAATGACCTTCACCTGAGTCCGTTCCAACCGGGCTTCGCGCAAGAACTGAAATATGCGATGCGCGAAGCCGCGACGATCCGATTCGATGTGAGTGGGATGAGGTGCCTCACCGGAAAACATGGCGTCTTAACTGGTCCAGCCGAACTTAATTGCGAGGGATCGACCAACTGGGAACTGAGGACTATCTTTGATGATGCAGATTTGAGGGCGAAAACGACGGTTTACGTCGATGGTGTCATCACGACCTTCGAAGATTTGCTGGAAGGTGAAACATGAACGACTTGAAATTATTAAAGGCCGCGATCAACCGACCGAACATGTACACGTTGCATGGAAGTTACGCTGAGATCGTCGCGTTCTTGGAAGGCTACTACAGCGGCGCGGCTCTCGCCATTCCGGACAACCCGTCGAGTCAAGCATGGTCTGAATTCGAGTCGTTTCTTTCAAGAGAGTTGAAGGTGCCGAGTGCCGAGGTCTTTCGTCATATTGAAGAAAAGCACTCCACCGATGCTATTCAAACGCTTTCTGATTTCGCTGAGAGATTTCTTGCGAGCGACACGGTAGATTTAAGCTATACCGAAGCGTGAGCAGCATTGTTGTAGGTAAGACATGTCACCCGATTTCCAGTCGGCGCTCGCGACTATCTTGAAAGAATTAACGCGAGGCGCTGAAACCGAGTTCTGCTGGGTCTTAAATCCCGAAGACGCCGGTTTGATTCCGCTTCTCCGGTCGCTGGACGCCGCACAAGCTCAGTCTCCGCCAGGCCCCGGCCGGAAGTCTGCCGCCGAACATGCCCACCATTTGCGCTACAGCATCTCACTTTTGAATCGATGGGCGAGCGGCGAGGAGAACCCGTTTGCGACCGCCGACTGGGCGAGCAGTTGGTCAATCGACAAACTCGACGATCGCGGATGGCAGCAATTTGTCGACGATTTTGAACACGAGTTGCAAAATTGGTCCGGCGCATTGAACGAACCCCGTGAATGGGATCAGTTCTCACTCCCCGGAGCACTCGCCAGCGCGGCTCATGTCGCCTATCACTTCGGCGCAATCCGGCAGATCGTCTTGAGTACACAATAGATATTATTAACCCGTGCACTCAGCGCACCGAGCCCACCGTTCGAAGCGACGGGTACGATAAGTCGCGATTCACACCTCGCAGGAGTCGAACCGGCAGCTTTCCCATTCATCGTTCGACCGCTTGTTCTTACTTCATTTTTGAGTCCTCATCTTCGAGTACCGACACAACGTAGTAAAAACCGGACGCGTGTCCGCAGCTTTGCCGCGGCAACATCCGCCGCATGGGCATGACGGCCAAGCGGCCGCGCCCACCGGCGGGGTGAAAAGAGGCGGTGCACCGTGTTCCTCTATCCTTGGGGACTCGGTTGCGCGGAACCTTGCAACGATCGAATGCAATCGATTCACTTCTGAATTAGACGAACCAACCTCAGAGTTACCGCAGCCGCGCTCAAGACTGTCACGATAGTGCGCGACAATAGGCAACTCGCGCGCCGGAGCTGGTCCCGGACGTGTTCAACCAATACCGAGATTCGTCATCGAGCACACCCAGCGGACCTGTAATTTTCAGCAAGCGTCGTCTATCTTGTACACTTACCATAGCGGCGAACGCCATTCTTTCAGGTATCATAATGAATATCGTACACCTCTTAAATCAAATCAAGTCTGAAGAGATTGTGCTCCCGGCGATTCAACGAGATTTTGTTTGGCCTATAGCAAAGATTGAAATGCTATTTGATTCAGTGATGCGAGGCTACCCCGTCGGCATAGTACTCATGTGGGAAACACACAAAGAAATTCAATTTCGTCGATTTGAACGGGAGTTCCGCAAAGGCAATCGCCCGGCCTTTTATGATAACAATGCCCACCGGAAACTTCGCGTTGTCCTTGACGGACAGCAAAGACTTCAATCTCTCTACCTAGCGCTTTTCGGCCAGTACGACAACGACTTTCTTTATTTCAATGTCCTAAGCGGAATAGCATCAGACGATTTTGAAGAGCAAAAATATGAGTTTACTTTTGAATCCCCCCAAAGAGTTAAAGAATGGAATAAGAAGGCAACCGAAACCATCGCCGACGAAGACACTGTACCCGAATACTATATCAGTGTCCGCGACCTATTTACCTTGTCTGTCAATGACAAATTGGCAGAAAAACGGAGAATAACGTCCACACTTTCACTAGATGATGACGACCAAGTGCGATTGGACACAAATCTCGCGAAGTTTGACGAAGTCCTAACCAAAGACCAGAACATTCTCAAGGCCTCAATAATTGACGAGAACAAAACAGCTGACAGCCCGGATCGCCAAACAGAATCAGACGTTCTCGAGATATTTGTACGAATCAACAGACAGGGGACACCACTCAGCAGATCGGACCTCATTTTCAGCATGCTGAAACTTAACTGGAAAGAATCTGCAACAGCACTGCCTGATTTTATCGAAGACGTCAACACCGGCAATTCCTTCAACATTGAAATCGATTTTGTCATCCGGTGCCTATATGCGGTATCAGACTTAGGAACTAAATTTAACATTGATCTATTGCGAAAGAAGAGCAACATGGAAATGCTCAAAGCGAATTTCCCGACGTGCTGCAATGCCATCAGAGCTGCAATCGACAATGTACAACAGCACTGCTCAATATCTAGTTCGAAATTGCTTGGGGGCGACGAGAACCTTGTTCCTATTGTATACTACCTCTTTCATGTCCCCAATCACGAATTGCCAAACAATCAAGTTGAGGCGTTCCGAAAGTCTTTGTTTCTCTTGGGGTTTTCGTCTCCGTTCTCCCGGTACGGTGACAGCCGTCTTGCAAAATTTATTCGAGAAGAATTACAACCTAGCCAGGCA contains:
- a CDS encoding ArsR/SmtB family transcription factor, yielding MASATIADLPLQLEKDLVQVFKLLSDETRLRVLMYLIQETELHVTALCERLGQSQPAVSHHLALLRVAGLIEARRDGKHNYYSIRRNHFHRIMSELFSYIRNPETDDVRFDDFVLAQR
- the carA gene encoding glutamine-hydrolyzing carbamoyl-phosphate synthase small subunit, producing the protein MSRIAKLALADGTVFEGEAFGAEGEVFGEVVFNTSMTGYQEILTDPSYCGQIVTMTYPQIGNYGVNSEDVESGGIKARGFIVREYCRRPSNYRSDRSLDELLTEQGVIGIEGLDTRALVRRLRVEGAMTGVLSTTDLDNASLIEKAKSSPELSGIDYVKEVMPSESNDWASGLDELGRGLQEFPSDKSQAEPHVVAIDYGMKWNIPRHLRESGCRVTVMPGNSSAEDILKLNPDGVFLSNGPGDPRPLNYAVETIRGLLGQTPVFGICLGHQLLGLACGADIFKLKFGHRGANQPVLNRESGQVEITSQNHGFALVADSMPEDVEVTHLNLNDDTVAGIRHRKHNAFSVQYHPEASAGPHDSHYLFHQFKSMLNT
- the ndk gene encoding nucleoside-diphosphate kinase — encoded protein: MQRTLVLIKPDAMKRRLAGRILTRLEDKGLALVGLKIMQVTPDLAKQHYAEHVAKPFYPELEEFITSGPVVAICLEGPEAITVTRGMMGKTNGRESAPGTIRGDFGMSRQLNLIHGSDSPEASDREIPLYFSDEELVGSTDGMVGTFFAGDEV
- a CDS encoding DinB family protein, yielding MSPDFQSALATILKELTRGAETEFCWVLNPEDAGLIPLLRSLDAAQAQSPPGPGRKSAAEHAHHLRYSISLLNRWASGEENPFATADWASSWSIDKLDDRGWQQFVDDFEHELQNWSGALNEPREWDQFSLPGALASAAHVAYHFGAIRQIVLSTQ
- a CDS encoding DUF262 domain-containing protein, giving the protein MNIVHLLNQIKSEEIVLPAIQRDFVWPIAKIEMLFDSVMRGYPVGIVLMWETHKEIQFRRFEREFRKGNRPAFYDNNAHRKLRVVLDGQQRLQSLYLALFGQYDNDFLYFNVLSGIASDDFEEQKYEFTFESPQRVKEWNKKATETIADEDTVPEYYISVRDLFTLSVNDKLAEKRRITSTLSLDDDDQVRLDTNLAKFDEVLTKDQNILKASIIDENKTADSPDRQTESDVLEIFVRINRQGTPLSRSDLIFSMLKLNWKESATALPDFIEDVNTGNSFNIEIDFVIRCLYAVSDLGTKFNIDLLRKKSNMEMLKANFPTCCNAIRAAIDNVQQHCSISSSKLLGGDENLVPIVYYLFHVPNHELPNNQVEAFRKSLFLLGFSSPFSRYGDSRLAKFIREELQPSQADGDTTFPFQELVYWVDYWENLSEWDERLVQQNPRLALHLVQGQSGNKSHYKLNTREMDHIFPRSILYEKHFDQAEINHFANQWILPKGKNINKSNKHPKKYLAEVSDAELSRALIDRNQLDYRQFRSFIRNRASRIMNALETKTGLSRNDFK